GAGATGGTTCTGTTTCGCGGGAACGTGAGGATCGTGGACGGCGGGACGCGAATGTGGGGAAACGAGGCGTCGTATGAGCGGAAGACGCGCCTCGCGACCCTGCGGGGAGACGTCCGGATCGAGGAGTCGGGGGCGAAGATCACGGGGCGCGAGGCGCGCTTCTACCGGGCCGAGAATCGCTCGGTGATCACCGGCGACGCGAGGCTCGAGGACTCCACCCGGGTCGTGACGGCCGACCGCATCGAATACGACCGGAACAATGACATCGTCACCGCGATCGGGAACGTGGACGCGTACGATCGGGCCGAGAGCACGCGCGTCCGCGCCGAACGGGTCCGATACGACCGGCGAAAGGACTACGCCTGGGCCGAGAACGAGCCGGTCTTGGAGCTCGAGGAGCGGGACGGGAAGAAGACCGAGGTCCGCGGCACGACCCTCGAGTTCGACACCGCGAAGCGGCGCGTCTATGCGATCGGCGACGTGCGCATCCACCGGCAGGATCTACGGGCGACCTCCGAGCGGGCGGAGTTCGACCAGACCGATCGCCGCGCCATCCTGGTCGGGAATCCCAAGGCCTGGGATGCCGAGGGCGCGGCGCGCGCCGACACGATCGAGATCGGCTTTTCCGAGCACCGCCTGGAGTCCCTCCACCTGCGATCCAACGCGATCGTCGAATACGAGGCGAAGCCGGACTCAGGCCGCGGGGAGAGGAACATCGCCAACGGCGACACGATCACCGTTTTCTTCGACGGCGAGGAGGCGAAGGAGGCGGTCATCGTCGGCAGCGCGAAGAGCCAGTACTGGCCCAGCGCCGCCGACAGCGTCGAAGGCGGCCGGAACGTATCGGAGGGGGACACGATCCACGTCTTCTTCGAGAAGGGCCGCCCTGCTCGCGCGGTCGTCCTTGGCCGGAGCCATGGGCTCTACTACCTCGCGGCCGAGGGCGATACGAGCCAGGCCGCGTCGCGCGAGGTCGTTCGATACAGCGGGACCGAGATCGATTACGACGTGAAGAAGGGAAGCGTCGACGTCCTGAGCTCGGCGGACGTGGTCTACAAGGAGATGCACTTGACCGCGAACAAGATCGCGTTCGACTCGAAAACCAACAAGATGAGAGCGGAAGGGGACCCGGTTCTGGTCGACGGGAAGGACCGGATCACCGGCGACACGATGACCTACGACCTGAACTCGCGCCAGGGGACCGTCTACGAGGGGCGGACCACGTACGACCGCGGATTCATCTACGGGGAGCGCGTGCGCAAGGTCTCCGAGAACGTGCTCGACGTCGTGAACGGCACCTACTCGACGTGCGATCTGGAGGAAACGCACTACCACTTCCAGGCCCACAAGATGAAGGTCTATCTCCAAGACAAGGTGATCGCGCGCCCGGTCGTCTTCTACATCAAGCGGATCCCGGTGCTCGCGCTCCCGTTCTACGTCTTTCCGATCAAGCCGGGACGCCATTCGGGGTTCCAGCTTCCACAGGTGGAGTTCGGGTCGTCAAGCAGGGGGGGGAAATTCGTCCGGAACATGGGCTACTACTGGGCGATCAACGACTACATGGACGCCACGGGCTGGTTCGACTACTACCAGGGGTCGAGCTGGGTGACGCACGGCCAGTACCGCTACCACAAGCGCTACGGGTACCAGGGGCAGATCAACTCGTCGTACGAGAACCAATTCACCGAGAAGGGGACGAATCGCTGGGACCTCATCGGCACCCACTACCAGACGCTCGGCACGAACTTCGCCCTGACCGCCCAGGCCAACCTGACGAACTCCAGCACATTTCAACGGGATCCCAATCTGGGCAACAACGTCCTGACCCGCATCCAGCGGAACCTCCGCTCGAATCTCTCGCTCCAGAAAGGCTGGAGCGGCGGCTCCATCAATGCGGGGCTACTCCAGACCCAGGATCTCGACGCCGGGCCCGGCGGACTCAAGATCCAGCAGCAGCTCCCCTCGTTGACGTACCGGATCAATTCCCGTCCCATCGGGCATCTTGCTCGGGGACAGGAGCCGGCGCACCTCCCCCTGCTCGCGAGCACGACCTACAGCTTCAGCACCACGGGACTCTACGAGCGGAAGCAGTACGAGACCTTCACCCGGTACGACACGCTCGGGACCACCGTGGACAGCTCCAAGGTGGACTCGCTCGACGCCCGCGGCGCGACACGGTACGACTTCGGGCTCGCCGACGTGCGCACGCTGCTCGGATTCCTCCACGTGGGGCCTCGATTCTCGTACAGCGGCGTCTACTACAGCCGCGATCAGTCCGGGGCGCGAAATCAGCTTGGCGGGGTCTGGAGCGCGGGGGTGGGCGTCAACACCGCCATCTACGGGACGTTTCGCACGTCGATCGGACCGCTCCGCGCGGTCCGGCACGTCATCACGCCCTCCGTCTCCCTCGGCTACCAACCGAAGAACAATAGCCTCCTCTTCCGCGATTCGGCCGGGGTGCTGCGGCAGCGCTTCGACGGCGTGAGCGGGATCAATCTCTTCGGCGGGGAGGCGAAGCGGGTCGATTTCGGGCTCTCGAACGATTTCCACGCCAAGTGGGGGGATCCGACCCATCCCACGGTTCTGAACAACCTCATACAGCTCAACACGAGGGGGAGCTACAACCTCCTCGCGAAGAATGTCGGAGCCAAGCCGCTCTCCGACCTCTCCACAAGCCTGCGCCTGCACCCGATCCGGCGCAGCGATTTCGATTTCAACTTCGTCCACAACCCCTACGACCGCCGGCTGCTCCAGTTCAGCGCCTCGACCGGAATCTCGTTCCAGGGGCAGAGCAAGTATGCCGAGGCAGCGGATGAATTTTCCGACGAGCCGGGCGCGGATGCGATACGGGCGCCGACGCCGCTCTCGCCGCAGGGCCTCTCGTCCACGTCGCTCCCGTGGGTCGTCGCGGCCTCGATCTCCTATAGCGGCTCCCGCGCGCGCAGGGCGGGAGGCGGGTACTTAACGTGGGGATCGAGCGCGAGCCTGAACGGCACGGCCGGGATCAATCTTTCCAAGAACTGGCGCTTCGACTACCAGTGGCAGTTCGACGTGAAGCAGGGACAAATGGTCTCGCAGTTTTTCAGCGTCAAGCGCGAGCTCCACTGCTGGGAGATGCAGTTCACGCGGAGCATCTCGGGTACCGTCAGCGACGATTACTACTTCAAGATCAACGTCAAGAGTCTCCCGGAGGTCTACTACGAAAGAGGTTCGAAGGGGCTGCGCGGCTTCGGTGGCGTCTCGGACCTCTACTAGAAAACCCCGCGTCCTCATGCGAAATCCATTTGACACCCCCCTTGGTCGCGGCGTAACGTGACGCCTCATTCCAGGGAAAGGAGGTGAATCGAAATGAATAAGACGGAACTCATCGCCACCATCGCCAAGAAAACTTCCCTCTCCGCACGTGAAGCGCGCAACATCATCGACACACTCTTCTCGCCGGGGAAGGAAGGCCTCATCGCGTCCGCGCTGATCTCGGGAAAGAAAGTTCAGATCACGGGATTCGGCACGTTCGAGACACGCAAACGGAAGGCGCGCGAAGGTCGCAATCCGCAGACAGGCGAACGGATCAAGATCGCGGCGTCCCGTTTCCCGGCGTTCCACGCCGGCAAGGCGCTCAAGGATCGCGTCCGCAAGTAGGAACCCCCCATACGGTCTTCGAGAAGGGGCGGGCTTTGACTCCCGCCCCTTCCCTTTTACCGGGATCGTTGAACCGGCGTCGAGGTGCGGGGTATATTGCCTCGACTGCTTTGTTTAGAACCGAATCGGCGAGGAGGTGATTGGAACTGCAACGGCTTCGCTACCTGCTCCTTCTCCTTGTTCTACTTGGACTTATGGCTGCGCCCGTGCTCCAGGGCAAAACGCCGCCTTGCGACATCCTCATCCAGAGCACGACGGATGCGAACGCAGAGCTGGCTCCCTGTGGCTGACACGCGCACCCGCTTGGCGGGCTCGCCCGGAGGGCGAGCCAACTCAAAGTAGGCAGGCTGAAGTTCCCCACGGGATTCGCCGTGGACGCCGGGGACTATTTCGGCGTCGGCGGGGAGCAGGACTCCCTGAAGAGCGGCTATATGGTCCACGCCATGGACGTCCTCGGCTATGACGTGGTGACCCTGGGCGAGCGCGAGTTCAACTTCGGCCAGGCATTCCTCCTCGACTGCTTCAAGAAGACGAAGATCGACGTCGTCTCCGCGAACATCGTCTACGCCGACACCAAGAAGCCGTTCGTGAAGCCGTACGTCATCCGCAGGGTCTGCTCGACCCGCATCGCCTTCACCGGTCTGATCGGGAAGGACATGCGCATCCGCCAGCTCCCGAGCGAGCGGGGCGTCGAGATCCTCGATCCGTTCGAGACGGCGAAGAAGCTGATCCCGGAGCTCCGCGGCAAGGCGGACATCGTCGTGGTCCTCTCGCACCTGGGGCTCACCGACGCGCAAAAGCTGGCGCTCGACGTGCCGGGCATCGACGTCATGGTCTTCGGCCATCAGGCAGGGCTCTTCCGGCAGATCGTGAAGACGCAGGAGGTCGTGACCTTGAGGGGCGGGGAGCGCGGC
The DNA window shown above is from Candidatus Eisenbacteria bacterium and carries:
- a CDS encoding HU family DNA-binding protein, whose amino-acid sequence is MNKTELIATIAKKTSLSAREARNIIDTLFSPGKEGLIASALISGKKVQITGFGTFETRKRKAREGRNPQTGERIKIAASRFPAFHAGKALKDRVRK